Proteins from a genomic interval of Synergistaceae bacterium:
- a CDS encoding S8 family serine peptidase — protein sequence MKKILSLILLLALAACSYAEDYVPGDVIVVLRNTSAMSISAAAKSSGGVRGLSSVQSFAQSEGVNVARTFDALSELGGKVFMVVHSDKEDAKSLLRRISANPNVLAASLNRIYHGHADSSDRRVPDDPEYYRLWGMEAINAPQAWSLSTGSNDVYVAVVDSGIDYNHPDLAAHFVHEYSKNFVQGTKYNEKSYYDEVNHGTHVAGTIGAIANNGLGVAGINWNVKIISVRVLDADNSGTDESITAGLNHVADLLRIYPEMKLAAVNYSIGGGWEQTPGEIIAQRNPQYLAFKTISDTNRTLICVSAGNESAEVGAPNYFGDMSRLTQGLYVYPASFTGIDNMIVVAAAAPDFTRAGFSNYSRKYADITAPGLDIFSTVGRSVLINLVYDTLLPSYPYSYMSGTSMAAPHVSGTAALLKAMYPQATASQIKAAIVGGADTRTLVDDGTSMYGMLDISGAILGMDNMMKSDSAPIIAFAALPAAVVNQPYNFRFYASGAGRISWDIDGVLPAGLRFESGIISGTPLSVDRREILVTAMNDYGQDSLALVISTDRGTAPEILSAVIPATAAGKNTRCYVKLNAGTWPFSWEITNSADIIADGASVSVDKAGYISFTPEKAGSYTITVKVSNFAGSDSIDIPATVNSGDGIPFIYDTVLKPAVVGKLYGAATSADFQETYNINPRNVNPDAMIYIDSWANYHWSANNVPEGMYFTNADSGIRLSGYPSSADTYIIHVTASNDYGTASRDFELVVMNAAPSFLEGKYDMTYPRGMNMDLRIPVLGTPALSVDISGTVPAGISFDMENYTARFAGFPSAKGVYSSVITATNQYGTSSADVTITITDPAIITTAVLPESVVGESYGFKLGSLFGASLSWRESGDVLAGIGLSLSASGDITGTPTRPGDYRFTVRASALDSWLNDTWNYLLRVSAKTEITAAATLPSGKINTLYEPVYIACYGSAPMWFTLTEGAMPAGLSLTSNGCIYGTPTESGTFIFTVTAINLAGRDARTFTVTIAPDETSPASPDIKPASPDVKPSSPDRPSPVTPEVTPTLTAGESRGVSAMTAGEREIIAQENGKIVAVLPEIRVNISGVYSFESVDALANVTLSLDVPAGYGLLWHPFTRDTAGSLIEDSEGESATFYDISGNVIDTVPENHIVNISAYFEAGKTYYPVISAVSPSDNVMGVGTGSGGCVAGASVLGLMLCAVIFRKNSR from the coding sequence ATGAAGAAAATATTATCTCTGATTCTTCTGCTGGCTCTTGCGGCATGTTCATACGCTGAAGACTACGTGCCGGGAGATGTCATTGTCGTACTCCGAAACACATCGGCCATGAGCATATCAGCCGCGGCGAAATCATCAGGGGGCGTTCGGGGGCTGTCGTCCGTTCAGTCATTCGCGCAGTCTGAAGGGGTGAATGTTGCCCGGACTTTTGACGCTCTTTCGGAACTCGGCGGAAAAGTTTTCATGGTAGTCCATTCCGACAAAGAGGACGCAAAATCGCTCCTCCGCAGAATTTCGGCAAATCCCAATGTCCTGGCCGCGTCCCTCAACAGGATATATCACGGACACGCGGACTCATCAGACAGGAGAGTCCCCGATGACCCTGAATATTATCGTCTCTGGGGAATGGAGGCCATCAACGCTCCGCAGGCATGGAGTCTCAGCACGGGTTCAAATGATGTGTATGTCGCAGTTGTTGACTCCGGCATTGACTACAATCACCCCGATTTAGCGGCTCACTTTGTCCACGAGTACAGCAAAAATTTCGTGCAGGGGACAAAGTACAATGAGAAATCCTACTATGACGAAGTGAATCACGGCACCCACGTAGCCGGGACAATCGGAGCGATTGCCAACAACGGACTCGGAGTCGCCGGTATCAATTGGAACGTGAAAATAATCTCCGTCAGAGTGCTTGACGCGGACAATTCCGGCACAGACGAGAGCATAACCGCGGGGCTGAATCATGTGGCTGACCTTCTCAGGATATACCCGGAAATGAAACTTGCGGCGGTGAACTACTCAATCGGCGGAGGCTGGGAGCAAACACCCGGAGAAATCATAGCGCAGAGAAACCCTCAGTATTTAGCATTCAAGACGATAAGCGATACAAACAGGACGCTGATATGTGTCTCTGCGGGAAATGAATCGGCTGAGGTCGGAGCGCCCAATTATTTTGGCGACATGTCGAGGCTAACGCAGGGGCTTTACGTTTATCCCGCGTCATTCACAGGAATCGACAACATGATAGTAGTTGCGGCGGCAGCTCCTGATTTCACACGGGCAGGTTTCAGCAACTACAGCCGGAAATACGCCGACATAACAGCACCCGGACTTGACATATTCAGCACAGTGGGACGGAGCGTATTAATCAATCTTGTGTATGACACCCTGCTTCCCTCTTACCCCTACAGCTACATGAGCGGGACATCAATGGCGGCTCCTCATGTTTCGGGTACAGCCGCGCTCTTGAAGGCCATGTACCCGCAAGCCACAGCGAGTCAGATTAAGGCGGCTATTGTCGGAGGGGCTGACACAAGGACTCTTGTTGACGATGGCACATCAATGTACGGAATGTTAGACATCAGCGGCGCGATTTTAGGCATGGACAACATGATGAAGTCTGACTCCGCACCGATTATAGCGTTCGCGGCACTTCCTGCAGCTGTCGTGAATCAGCCGTACAATTTCAGGTTCTATGCGTCAGGCGCAGGGAGAATATCATGGGACATTGACGGCGTACTCCCTGCGGGCTTGAGGTTTGAGAGCGGGATAATTTCGGGGACTCCTCTTTCTGTCGACAGGCGCGAGATTCTTGTTACGGCCATGAATGACTACGGGCAGGACTCTTTAGCCCTAGTGATAAGCACGGACAGAGGGACAGCCCCGGAGATTCTGAGCGCGGTTATACCAGCAACGGCGGCCGGGAAAAATACAAGGTGCTATGTGAAGCTCAATGCGGGAACATGGCCGTTTTCGTGGGAAATCACAAACAGCGCAGATATTATTGCGGACGGTGCATCGGTCTCTGTCGACAAAGCCGGGTATATATCCTTCACGCCGGAAAAAGCCGGGAGCTACACGATAACGGTGAAAGTCTCGAATTTTGCCGGGTCAGACAGCATTGACATTCCCGCAACAGTGAACAGCGGGGACGGGATTCCGTTCATTTATGACACCGTGCTGAAGCCTGCTGTTGTCGGAAAACTCTACGGCGCGGCGACATCTGCCGATTTTCAGGAGACATATAATATCAATCCCCGTAATGTCAATCCCGATGCCATGATATATATTGACAGTTGGGCAAATTATCACTGGTCAGCGAATAACGTCCCGGAAGGAATGTACTTCACGAACGCCGACAGCGGAATCAGACTCAGCGGCTATCCGTCATCGGCGGACACATACATAATTCACGTAACGGCCTCGAACGATTACGGGACAGCGAGCCGGGATTTTGAGCTTGTTGTCATGAACGCGGCACCGTCATTCCTTGAGGGGAAATATGACATGACATATCCTCGCGGCATGAATATGGATCTGCGTATTCCTGTGCTTGGGACTCCTGCGCTTTCTGTCGACATTTCCGGGACAGTCCCGGCGGGAATCAGCTTTGACATGGAGAATTACACGGCGCGTTTCGCGGGCTTTCCGTCAGCAAAAGGCGTATACAGCTCCGTAATCACGGCAACAAATCAATACGGCACATCAAGCGCGGACGTAACAATCACAATCACAGACCCTGCAATAATCACTACGGCGGTGCTTCCTGAGTCTGTCGTGGGTGAATCATACGGCTTCAAGCTAGGCTCACTGTTCGGGGCGAGCCTGTCATGGCGTGAGTCCGGCGATGTCCTTGCGGGAATCGGGCTGTCTCTCTCTGCTTCCGGCGACATAACCGGGACTCCCACAAGGCCGGGTGATTACCGCTTCACGGTGAGGGCTTCCGCGCTTGACTCCTGGCTCAATGACACGTGGAATTACCTTCTGAGGGTCAGCGCAAAGACCGAAATCACAGCCGCGGCGACTCTTCCTTCCGGCAAGATTAATACTCTCTATGAGCCTGTATATATTGCGTGTTACGGCTCCGCGCCCATGTGGTTCACGCTGACAGAGGGCGCAATGCCCGCGGGACTCTCCCTAACGTCAAACGGCTGTATTTACGGAACGCCGACAGAGTCCGGGACATTCATATTCACAGTAACAGCCATTAACTTAGCCGGAAGAGACGCAAGAACATTCACCGTAACAATTGCCCCTGACGAAACATCACCGGCAAGCCCTGACATAAAGCCCGCAAGCCCGGACGTAAAGCCGTCAAGCCCGGACCGCCCCTCGCCCGTAACGCCTGAAGTAACACCGACATTAACGGCGGGAGAATCGCGGGGAGTTTCGGCCATGACAGCGGGAGAACGTGAGATAATCGCGCAGGAGAACGGGAAAATAGTGGCGGTGCTTCCTGAAATCAGAGTGAATATTTCGGGGGTATACTCATTTGAGAGCGTTGACGCTTTAGCAAATGTAACTCTCTCTCTTGATGTCCCGGCGGGGTATGGGCTTTTGTGGCATCCTTTCACGAGAGACACGGCGGGAAGCCTCATTGAGGACTCAGAAGGTGAGTCGGCGACATTCTACGATATTTCCGGGAATGTGATTGATACTGTCCCGGAGAATCATATCGTGAACATCTCCGCATACTTTGAGGCGGGGAAGACGTATTACCCGGTAATTTCGGCGGTGAGTCCCTCAGATAATGTGATGGGAGTCGGAACTGGGTCCGGGGGGTGCGTTGCGGGGGCTTCAGTACTTGGGCTAATGCTCTGCGCTGTAATCTTCAGGAAAAATTCACGTTAA
- a CDS encoding DUF4298 domain-containing protein, with the protein MTQTERISHMEECLDDSRKAVCRLARALEEYHDIQGKIRELAGYYGSDDWKNDFADDEAGRLPPELKRGVLSEDAVYDLLNDNREIIDDMAGIIREQEALRI; encoded by the coding sequence ATGACACAAACCGAACGTATTTCACACATGGAAGAATGCCTTGACGACTCGCGGAAAGCTGTTTGCAGACTCGCCCGTGCGCTTGAAGAATATCATGATATACAGGGAAAAATCCGGGAGCTTGCCGGGTATTACGGCTCTGATGACTGGAAGAATGACTTTGCCGATGATGAAGCCGGGAGACTTCCGCCGGAGCTGAAACGGGGAGTCCTGAGCGAGGACGCTGTGTATGACCTGCTGAATGACAACAGGGAAATCATTGATGACATGGCCGGAATTATACGGGAGCAGGAAGCCTTGAGGATATGA